In Bos javanicus breed banteng chromosome 2, ARS-OSU_banteng_1.0, whole genome shotgun sequence, the following proteins share a genomic window:
- the CCL20 gene encoding C-C motif chemokine 20 isoform X1 yields the protein MMCSSKNLLLAALMSVLLLHLCSKSEAASNFDCCLRYTERILHPSILVGFTQQLANEACDINAVVFYTRKKLAVCADPKKKWVKQVVHMLSQRVKRM from the exons ATGATGTGCAGCAGCAAGAATTTGCTCCTGGCTGCTTTGATGTCAGTGCTATTGCTCCACCTCTGCAGCAAGTCAGAAG cagcaAGCAACTTTGACTGCTGTCTCCGATATACAGAACGAATActtcaccccagtattcttgtgggCTTCACACAGCAGCTGGCCAATGAAGCCTGTGACATCAATGCAGTTGT cttttacACCAGGAAAAAATTAGCTGTGTGTGCAGATCCAAAGAAGAAGTGGGTGAAACAAGTTGTGCATATGCTCAG TCAAAGAGTCAAAAGGATGTAA
- the CCL20 gene encoding C-C motif chemokine 20 isoform X2 yields the protein MMCSSKNLLLAALMSVLLLHLCSKSEASNFDCCLRYTERILHPSILVGFTQQLANEACDINAVVFYTRKKLAVCADPKKKWVKQVVHMLSQRVKRM from the exons ATGATGTGCAGCAGCAAGAATTTGCTCCTGGCTGCTTTGATGTCAGTGCTATTGCTCCACCTCTGCAGCAAGTCAGAAG caAGCAACTTTGACTGCTGTCTCCGATATACAGAACGAATActtcaccccagtattcttgtgggCTTCACACAGCAGCTGGCCAATGAAGCCTGTGACATCAATGCAGTTGT cttttacACCAGGAAAAAATTAGCTGTGTGTGCAGATCCAAAGAAGAAGTGGGTGAAACAAGTTGTGCATATGCTCAG TCAAAGAGTCAAAAGGATGTAA